In the Aliarcobacter cryaerophilus genome, one interval contains:
- a CDS encoding helix-turn-helix transcriptional regulator, whose product MKHDYDRTVTRLITILSKFSHNEIVNPKDLAEEFNVSVRTIQKDLKEKLMPNFPIYMHKKGEYRLSEGASITKSNLTNDEMIILSLALSKFKNVSDFDITTDNLLKKLLKPNLNNPYFMKYEDIEDLDIDSKIVQTIEAAIEYSNIIEINTKNGSKIVEAYKVVNYGGIWYLFARDTKDSKVKTFMISKIKSVNLTSEKYTFPKHVIEQMLQKAHSPYYQDGNTYNVKVKVDSEISHFFEQKEFLQSQEIEDKLEDGSLIINFEISHDEDIDNIIKSWLPHIEIIEPIRFKEKLKNELKEYLKRM is encoded by the coding sequence ATGAAACATGATTACGATAGAACTGTCACAAGATTAATTACAATTCTTTCAAAATTTTCTCACAATGAAATTGTAAATCCAAAAGATTTAGCAGAAGAGTTTAATGTAAGTGTTAGAACAATACAAAAAGATTTAAAAGAAAAGTTAATGCCAAATTTTCCTATATATATGCACAAAAAAGGTGAATATAGATTAAGTGAAGGAGCTTCAATTACAAAATCTAATTTAACTAATGATGAAATGATTATATTATCTTTAGCTCTTTCAAAATTCAAAAATGTAAGTGATTTTGATATAACAACAGATAATCTTTTAAAAAAGCTTTTAAAACCAAATTTAAATAATCCTTATTTTATGAAATATGAAGATATTGAAGATTTGGATATTGATTCAAAAATTGTACAAACTATTGAAGCTGCTATTGAGTATTCAAATATAATTGAAATAAATACAAAAAATGGTTCTAAAATAGTTGAAGCTTACAAAGTAGTGAATTATGGTGGAATATGGTATTTATTTGCAAGAGATACAAAAGATAGTAAAGTTAAAACATTTATGATATCTAAAATAAAATCTGTAAATTTAACTTCAGAAAAATATACCTTTCCAAAACATGTAATTGAACAAATGCTTCAAAAGGCTCATTCTCCATATTATCAAGATGGTAATACTTATAATGTAAAAGTAAAAGTTGATAGTGAGATTTCTCATTTTTTTGAACAAAAAGAGTTTTTACAATCACAAGAAATAGAAGATAAATTAGAAGATGGGAGTTTAATAATAAATTTTGAGATAAGTCATGATGAAGATATAGATAATATTATTAAATCTTGGCTACCACACATTGAAATAATTGAACCCATTAGATTTAAAGAGAAATTGAAAAATGAATTGAAAGAGTATTTAAAAAGGATGTAA
- a CDS encoding tetratricopeptide repeat protein, with protein MNQGKTFRLFISSTFSDFSVERRLLQEYVFPEIKKYCNESNLNFQPIDLRWGVSNEAQLDQKTLELCLEEVRESKINPHPNFLIMAGDRYGWIPLPYLIERSEYEAIVTNIEKEEDKELLNIWYKLDENQIPASYILCERKNEFVEYLNWEKVENQLRDILQSSVNKTSLSKNDKEKYFMSATEHEVIEGIFKYLNTTPFQESILQQNKTLLQIDSENVYAYIRNIKSIDESYKNNFIDKDLKNVNKFKKCIKESIDNNNILEVDIELENISKDNMNGSLLYSYETIKNDQKSIFVEIMINNLKKSINLYKNSIKKFSEDELEVFEQKSFKELKMKNFLGREESLQTIDKYINDNNNEALVVYGKSGLGKSSLMAKAIDNAQNKYLNKKIVYRFVGSTVNLTTTSEILISILKELGITEEIRKIKNSKNLQEENEEIKEFYYRVYDHLKSIKEDTIIFIDAIDQLINEDEFLWLPKKLPNNLKIVISALKDDNYKEDSKYLEDINKVTKNTYELKAFDLNNAKELVINLLEKYNRKISQEQMNYVLDIYKNINSPLYLVVAIQDLKDWKSTDKNKTLAKTQKDEIKCFINNLSNIHHHNKEFVKRVFAYISLTGGLSENELLELLSSDKEFLNTIAPETFHTNTTKELPIVIWSRLHTHIKEFLKLENVDNQNVMKFFHREFDNISELTKDEYEHLIELLQNLMFKYQNEDFYSNRWGKLYIEVLKKYYIKYNIYKFKYDSNTKNYSYCKKIVMNLSNENYIIKLLEFLNDIGMRFNELNKSITSYYFESLYFVSKLLYNQNSNKWVTKLITSVFTLSIFLRNNFKTNESIKLQFEIIEILKNLYKKNPTKWNNFYITCLTNQAAFLRNTGNKIESIKFNKEALSITKCLYESDTDIWCYHYTTILNNLAMSLKDVGHVSEAIELEREALCIRKPLHENDPISWNKEYTISLSNLATSLKNNGQVEEAIELEIEALRIRKSMYINDPDIYVENYISSLINLGTSFYKYNKIEETLEYCKEAYEITKPLYESNQNKWSDLFTKSLSSFGTSLESIGKIDEAIKLQKKALEIRKSLYENDSNIWSNVYIKSLISISLSLKNFGDIIQAKIFQEEALFIVEHLYKKDSNIWIDKYLQCLINLSSYYNQLEKTTDSINMLKKALNILRPLNKEKSNIFVKDYLIVLTNISNYLYKIGKVNQAIQYYKEAITIIEPLYFKNFFDYNKIYINILNGLSYCYTDLKKYKEAKLYKRKSANIMKNLEDKE; from the coding sequence ATGAATCAAGGGAAAACATTTAGATTATTTATAAGTTCTACATTTAGTGATTTCTCAGTTGAGAGACGACTACTACAGGAATATGTATTTCCAGAAATTAAAAAATATTGCAATGAAAGTAATTTAAATTTTCAACCTATAGATTTGAGATGGGGAGTTTCAAACGAAGCTCAACTTGATCAAAAAACTCTTGAACTTTGTTTAGAAGAAGTAAGAGAATCTAAAATAAATCCTCATCCAAACTTTTTAATTATGGCAGGAGATAGATATGGTTGGATACCTCTTCCATATCTAATTGAAAGATCAGAATATGAAGCAATTGTAACTAATATTGAAAAAGAAGAAGATAAAGAACTTTTAAATATTTGGTATAAACTGGATGAAAATCAAATACCTGCTTCTTATATTTTATGTGAAAGAAAAAATGAATTTGTAGAGTACTTAAATTGGGAAAAAGTAGAAAATCAATTAAGAGATATTTTACAAAGTTCTGTAAACAAAACTTCATTATCAAAAAATGATAAAGAAAAATATTTTATGAGTGCAACTGAACATGAAGTTATAGAAGGAATATTTAAATATTTAAATACTACACCTTTTCAGGAAAGTATTTTACAACAAAATAAGACTTTATTACAGATTGATTCAGAAAATGTATATGCCTACATAAGAAATATAAAATCAATAGATGAATCATATAAAAACAACTTTATAGATAAAGATTTAAAAAATGTAAATAAATTTAAAAAATGTATAAAAGAATCTATAGATAATAACAATATTTTAGAAGTTGATATAGAGTTAGAAAATATTTCTAAAGATAATATGAATGGAAGCTTATTATATAGCTATGAAACCATTAAAAATGATCAAAAATCAATTTTTGTTGAAATAATGATCAATAATTTAAAAAAATCAATAAATTTATATAAAAATTCAATTAAAAAATTTTCTGAAGATGAACTTGAAGTTTTTGAACAAAAAAGTTTTAAAGAATTAAAGATGAAAAACTTTTTAGGAAGAGAAGAATCTTTACAAACTATTGATAAATATATAAATGACAATAACAATGAAGCACTTGTAGTTTATGGTAAAAGTGGACTTGGAAAATCTTCACTTATGGCTAAAGCTATAGATAATGCACAAAATAAGTATTTAAATAAAAAAATTGTTTATAGATTTGTTGGTTCAACTGTAAATCTTACAACAACTTCGGAAATATTAATTTCAATTTTAAAAGAACTTGGAATTACAGAAGAGATAAGAAAAATTAAAAATTCTAAAAATTTACAAGAAGAGAATGAAGAAATTAAGGAGTTCTACTATAGAGTTTATGATCACTTAAAATCTATTAAAGAAGATACTATTATTTTTATAGATGCAATTGATCAGTTAATAAATGAAGATGAATTTCTTTGGCTTCCAAAAAAGTTACCAAATAATTTAAAAATTGTAATTTCAGCTTTAAAAGATGACAATTATAAAGAAGATAGTAAATATTTAGAAGATATTAACAAAGTAACCAAAAATACTTATGAATTAAAAGCATTTGATTTAAATAATGCAAAAGAACTTGTTATAAATTTACTAGAAAAATACAATAGAAAAATATCACAAGAACAGATGAATTATGTGCTTGATATTTATAAAAATATAAACTCTCCTTTATATCTAGTTGTTGCTATTCAAGATTTAAAAGATTGGAAATCAACAGATAAAAATAAAACTTTAGCAAAAACACAAAAAGATGAGATTAAATGTTTTATAAATAATTTATCAAATATTCATCATCATAATAAAGAGTTTGTAAAAAGAGTGTTTGCTTATATTTCATTAACTGGCGGATTAAGTGAGAATGAATTATTAGAGTTATTATCAAGCGATAAAGAATTTTTAAATACAATAGCCCCTGAAACATTTCATACGAACACTACAAAAGAACTACCTATTGTAATTTGGTCAAGATTGCATACTCATATCAAAGAATTTTTAAAACTGGAAAATGTAGATAACCAAAATGTTATGAAATTTTTTCATAGAGAGTTTGATAATATTTCGGAACTTACTAAAGATGAATATGAACACTTAATTGAACTTCTACAAAACTTAATGTTTAAATATCAAAATGAAGATTTCTATTCAAATAGATGGGGGAAATTATATATAGAGGTACTCAAAAAATATTACATAAAGTATAACATTTATAAATTTAAATATGATTCAAATACAAAAAATTACAGTTACTGTAAAAAAATAGTAATGAATTTAAGTAATGAAAATTATATTATTAAATTATTGGAATTTCTTAATGATATTGGGATGAGATTTAATGAATTAAACAAAAGTATCACATCTTATTATTTTGAAAGTTTATATTTTGTATCAAAACTTTTATACAATCAAAATTCTAATAAATGGGTAACAAAATTAATAACAAGTGTATTTACTTTATCAATATTTTTACGAAATAATTTTAAAACAAATGAATCAATAAAGTTACAATTTGAAATTATAGAAATTTTAAAAAATTTATATAAAAAAAATCCAACTAAATGGAATAATTTTTATATTACATGTTTAACAAATCAAGCTGCTTTTTTGAGAAATACTGGTAATAAAATTGAATCAATAAAATTTAACAAAGAAGCTTTAAGTATTACAAAATGCCTATATGAAAGTGATACAGACATATGGTGTTATCACTATACAACTATATTAAATAATTTAGCTATGTCACTAAAAGATGTTGGTCATGTCAGTGAAGCTATAGAATTAGAGAGAGAAGCTTTATGCATAAGAAAACCTCTACATGAAAATGATCCAATTAGTTGGAATAAAGAGTATACAATTAGTTTATCAAATTTAGCAACTTCATTAAAAAACAATGGTCAAGTTGAAGAAGCTATTGAATTGGAAATAGAAGCTTTAAGAATAAGAAAATCTATGTATATAAATGACCCAGATATATATGTTGAAAATTATATTTCTAGTTTAATTAATTTAGGAACTTCATTTTATAAATATAATAAAATTGAAGAAACTTTAGAATATTGTAAAGAAGCTTATGAAATTACTAAGCCACTCTATGAATCTAATCAAAATAAATGGTCTGATTTATTTACAAAAAGTTTATCAAGTTTTGGAACTTCATTAGAAAGCATTGGCAAAATTGATGAAGCTATTAAATTACAAAAAAAAGCTTTGGAAATAAGAAAATCATTATATGAAAATGATTCAAATATTTGGTCTAATGTTTATATTAAAAGTTTAATTTCCATATCACTCTCTTTAAAAAATTTTGGAGATATAATACAAGCTAAGATATTTCAAGAAGAAGCTTTATTTATAGTAGAACATTTGTATAAAAAAGATTCAAATATATGGATTGATAAATATTTACAATGTTTAATTAATTTATCTTCTTATTACAATCAGTTGGAAAAAACTACAGATTCTATAAATATGTTAAAAAAGGCTTTAAACATATTAAGACCTTTAAATAAAGAAAAATCAAATATTTTTGTCAAAGATTATTTGATAGTTTTGACTAATATAAGTAATTATTTATATAAAATAGGTAAAGTTAATCAGGCTATACAATATTATAAGGAAGCAATAACAATAATTGAACCTTTATATTTTAAAAATTTTTTTGACTATAATAAGATATATATAAATATTTTAAATGGTTTAAGTTATTGCTATACAGATTTAAAAAAATATAAAGAAGCAAAATTATACAAAAGAAAATCAGCAAATATTATGAAAAATCTTGAAGATAAAGAATAA
- a CDS encoding DUF4062 domain-containing protein — protein sequence MLETQNSHYEIFLASRFEEFKELRGILREKINQYKFMKAIDLNNNEASTRSPLAESLFYAKKSEVMILLVGESYGTIPDGEELSYTHLEYKEAIKDNSNTRVLVFCIGKSYKSIIEYSDDINMSNWQRELERNHRIKKFEDTDNVKDIAEKISVDLLTSLYELNLINNKDLNLNTVDLEIIENNVDDEFLLEDSDSILLDNQYQEDEEINLIIDNNDKIEGFELLKIPNKLAAIEQKQEAQYAIDIRDYSTAIKHLKKALDLKPLDFETNYWLAKLYITSAKKSLFFEIEEYLLRAAKIAEKNNNIFRASHCYLLIVQASIFSDKKHEGEKYIKLAEELTKNFAKVYYEKAKFLFSFNENVEAKQAIDECLKIKMDFLEQINSDPFFIPYKNEIDEYFKEMKAKLYKTTDAILYNTNNIREIFNMPIYNFNISQNSITELWQNARRGILSQYKIISNNLKILSNDSIDKFESEKIFLENELNEKYKKLKISFDESIYKLEKDKINKIEIIDKKAKNDTFISITKRNNMFFVLGTLVLLSILFYKNNYNLFIFTFISSILTTSAIYYFSRQVKKIFKNKNLEIQEINNSFLDEEERFLSDKLSKEKNYENQFNLTLKSINHKIDEYKINIKNIKKL from the coding sequence TTGTTAGAAACACAAAATAGTCATTATGAAATATTTTTAGCTTCAAGATTTGAAGAATTTAAAGAGTTACGTGGAATATTAAGAGAAAAAATAAATCAATACAAATTTATGAAAGCTATTGATTTAAATAACAATGAAGCATCGACAAGATCTCCTTTGGCTGAATCACTTTTTTATGCAAAAAAATCAGAGGTTATGATACTATTAGTTGGTGAATCATATGGAACTATACCTGATGGGGAAGAATTATCTTATACACATTTAGAATACAAAGAAGCTATAAAAGATAACTCGAATACTAGAGTTTTAGTTTTTTGTATTGGAAAAAGTTATAAAAGTATTATTGAATATTCAGATGATATCAATATGTCAAATTGGCAAAGAGAACTTGAAAGAAACCATAGAATTAAAAAATTTGAAGATACAGATAATGTAAAAGATATAGCAGAAAAAATTTCTGTTGATTTATTAACCTCTCTATATGAATTAAATTTAATTAATAACAAAGATTTAAATTTAAATACAGTAGATTTAGAAATTATTGAAAATAATGTTGATGATGAATTCTTATTAGAAGATAGTGATAGTATTTTATTAGATAACCAATATCAAGAAGATGAAGAAATTAATTTAATTATTGATAATAATGATAAAATTGAAGGTTTTGAATTATTAAAAATTCCCAATAAATTAGCTGCAATCGAACAAAAACAAGAAGCTCAATATGCAATAGACATTAGAGATTATTCTACTGCAATAAAACACTTAAAAAAAGCATTAGATCTCAAACCATTGGATTTTGAAACAAATTATTGGTTAGCTAAATTATATATTACAAGTGCTAAAAAAAGTTTATTTTTTGAAATAGAAGAATATCTTTTAAGAGCTGCTAAAATTGCTGAAAAAAATAATAATATTTTTAGAGCTTCTCATTGTTATTTACTTATTGTTCAAGCTTCTATATTTTCTGACAAAAAACATGAAGGTGAGAAATATATAAAACTTGCTGAGGAATTGACAAAAAATTTTGCTAAAGTATATTATGAAAAAGCAAAATTTTTATTTTCTTTTAATGAAAATGTAGAGGCTAAACAGGCAATAGATGAATGTTTAAAAATAAAAATGGATTTTTTGGAACAAATAAATTCAGATCCTTTTTTCATTCCATATAAAAATGAAATTGATGAGTATTTTAAAGAAATGAAAGCTAAATTATATAAAACTACAGATGCTATTTTATATAATACAAATAATATTAGAGAGATATTCAATATGCCAATATATAATTTTAATATTTCTCAAAATTCAATTACAGAATTATGGCAAAATGCTAGAAGAGGGATACTTAGTCAATATAAAATCATTAGTAATAATTTAAAAATATTATCAAATGATAGTATAGATAAGTTTGAATCTGAAAAAATATTTTTAGAAAATGAATTAAATGAAAAATATAAAAAGCTAAAAATTTCTTTTGATGAATCTATATATAAATTAGAAAAAGATAAAATTAATAAGATTGAAATTATTGATAAAAAAGCTAAAAATGATACTTTTATTTCAATAACTAAGAGAAATAATATGTTTTTTGTACTGGGTACACTCGTACTTTTATCAATATTATTTTATAAAAATAATTATAATTTATTTATATTTACTTTTATTTCAAGTATACTTACAACTTCTGCTATTTATTACTTTTCAAGACAAGTCAAGAAAATATTTAAAAATAAAAATTTAGAGATACAAGAAATTAATAATTCATTTTTGGATGAAGAAGAAAGATTTTTGAGTGATAAATTAAGCAAAGAAAAAAATTATGAGAATCAATTTAATTTAACTCTAAAATCTATAAACCATAAAATTGATGAATATAAAATAAATATAAAAAATATAAAAAAGCTATAG
- a CDS encoding RyR domain-containing protein produces the protein MYYLIEIVNSEFWKVIDAIATGISLLVIIYGGFKLFHWWNSIKFFIYNKYFSSNVIIVIGLCDKNRTYIDSELELNSKIIIVEQNKENLYISEYMKANNVSVLIANPKNHETLIKLNLEKKKHIIVSSGKDLDNIEIVSHILAINKNVNIHVQIENRNLRYFHKDNGLLEGKNIKIFSYYEDASRELFKKYDIDGENDKIISSNEDYSIVILGNTNLAHEVIFQACIMGQLPNENKLTIYCLDKNPKKFQQKVELNYTEINSISNIEIKYIKFDIDSKLSYMKDFWYDMNLTNIFVCYENEETNLEIAANLSNITYLKEIEKKELKTNIILAIFNEYNISNCIKTNQNSFENFFTFGLTRDICTKEYLIDEIRDIRAKATNNIYNENASPSKQKPWEERSYFEKESNRASADHIKIKQKYLKIDNSDLSIEKLARCEHNRWSAFHYLNGWKYAKKRNPKIKLHHCLVPYDNLDESNKAKDRAMVKNIDMIIDYKYNKKKVKKITKYEWLKTFIILLSSCIVKKLIKFK, from the coding sequence ATGTACTATTTAATTGAAATTGTTAATAGTGAATTTTGGAAAGTAATTGATGCTATAGCTACAGGTATTTCTTTATTAGTAATCATATATGGTGGTTTTAAATTATTTCATTGGTGGAATTCAATTAAATTTTTTATTTATAATAAATATTTTAGTTCAAATGTAATTATTGTAATAGGGCTTTGTGATAAAAATCGTACTTATATTGATAGTGAACTAGAGTTAAATAGTAAAATAATAATAGTAGAACAAAATAAAGAAAATTTGTATATTAGTGAATATATGAAAGCAAATAATGTAAGTGTATTAATTGCTAATCCAAAAAATCATGAAACATTAATAAAATTAAATTTAGAAAAGAAAAAACATATAATAGTTTCATCAGGTAAAGATCTTGATAATATAGAAATAGTAAGCCATATACTAGCTATAAACAAAAATGTAAATATTCATGTACAGATTGAAAATAGAAACTTAAGATATTTTCATAAGGATAATGGATTACTTGAAGGTAAAAATATTAAAATTTTTTCATATTATGAAGATGCTTCAAGAGAACTATTTAAAAAATATGATATTGATGGAGAAAATGATAAAATAATTTCATCTAATGAAGATTACTCAATTGTTATTTTAGGAAATACTAATCTAGCACATGAAGTAATATTTCAAGCTTGTATAATGGGACAATTACCAAACGAAAATAAATTAACCATATATTGTCTAGATAAAAATCCAAAAAAATTTCAACAAAAAGTAGAATTAAATTATACAGAGATAAATAGCATTTCGAATATAGAAATTAAATATATAAAATTTGATATCGATTCAAAATTATCATATATGAAAGATTTTTGGTATGATATGAATTTAACAAATATATTTGTTTGTTATGAAAATGAAGAAACTAATCTTGAAATTGCAGCAAATCTTTCAAATATTACTTATCTTAAAGAAATAGAAAAAAAAGAATTAAAAACAAATATTATATTGGCAATTTTTAATGAATATAATATTAGTAATTGTATAAAAACAAATCAAAATTCATTTGAAAATTTCTTTACTTTTGGACTAACAAGAGATATTTGTACAAAAGAGTATTTAATAGATGAAATAAGAGATATTAGAGCAAAAGCAACAAATAATATATATAATGAAAACGCATCACCAAGTAAGCAAAAACCTTGGGAAGAAAGAAGCTATTTTGAAAAAGAGTCTAATAGAGCTTCTGCTGATCATATAAAAATAAAACAAAAATATTTAAAGATTGATAATAGTGATTTATCTATAGAAAAATTAGCTAGATGTGAACATAATAGATGGAGTGCTTTTCATTATTTAAATGGATGGAAATATGCTAAAAAAAGAAATCCAAAAATAAAATTACATCACTGTCTTGTACCATATGATAATTTAGATGAAAGCAATAAAGCAAAAGATAGAGCTATGGTTAAAAATATTGATATGATTATTGACTATAAGTATAATAAAAAGAAAGTAAAAAAGATAACTAAATATGAATGGTTAAAAACATTTATTATATTATTATCTAGCTGCATAGTAAAAAAATTAATAAAATTTAAATAA
- a CDS encoding YdcF family protein has translation MFVLKKIIAAFLMPVPIGLFLLLLALVFLLKNSYKKAKIFLFLSFLWFALISNQTISNMIISPLENAHQSLKDTPKDIEYILVLGNGHKTNENFAITSELNTTAINRLIEGIRHYKNLKNNESNIKLIVSGYSFDDPNSHAQMQKRLAISLGVSEADIITLDTPKDTKEEAIESKKIVDGKKLILVTTASHMKRASMLFKKEGLDIIESPTNHKYFTSTYPSSYFSGTNIKKVELAFHEYLGLLYSYLRGEI, from the coding sequence ATGTTTGTGTTAAAAAAAATTATCGCAGCTTTTTTAATGCCTGTACCAATAGGACTTTTCTTATTGCTTTTGGCTTTAGTTTTTTTACTAAAAAACTCTTATAAAAAAGCAAAAATATTTTTATTTTTGAGTTTTTTGTGGTTTGCATTAATATCAAATCAAACTATATCAAATATGATAATATCTCCACTTGAAAATGCTCATCAATCTTTAAAAGATACACCAAAAGATATAGAGTATATTTTAGTTTTGGGAAATGGTCATAAAACAAATGAAAATTTTGCTATTACATCTGAGTTAAATACTACAGCTATAAATAGATTAATAGAAGGTATAAGACATTATAAAAATTTAAAAAATAATGAATCAAATATAAAACTTATAGTTAGTGGATATAGTTTTGATGACCCAAACTCTCATGCTCAAATGCAAAAAAGATTGGCTATATCTTTAGGTGTTAGTGAAGCGGATATTATTACTCTTGATACTCCAAAAGATACAAAAGAAGAGGCAATAGAGAGTAAAAAAATAGTAGATGGAAAAAAACTAATTCTTGTAACAACTGCAAGCCATATGAAAAGAGCATCAATGTTATTTAAAAAAGAGGGTTTAGATATTATAGAAAGTCCAACAAATCATAAATACTTTACAAGTACATATCCATCATCATATTTTAGTGGAACAAATATAAAAAAAGTTGAGTTAGCATTTCATGAGTATTTAGGTCTTTTATATTCGTATTTAAGAGGAGAAATTTAG
- the amrB gene encoding AmmeMemoRadiSam system protein B yields MSVRKSVVSGSFYPDNKKELLDYFEKFNKTKDDKNSFKNINAIIVPHAGYIYSGFTANKAYKIASLNNYKRVVVVGPYHKFWFSGASVCFYNEYETPFGNLKIDLEYSKELLNKFDFLSFQDECSFEHSTEVQAPFIKYYFENIDFVEIVYGDIDYFSLEKVFDYILKSKDTLLVVSSDLSHFYSQQDAMKLDLICLNAITNKDLKAFENCEACGKVGLEAIIEYSIKNNLQTKLLHYCTSADISNDKTRVVGYTSAVIGE; encoded by the coding sequence ATGAGTGTAAGAAAATCTGTTGTAAGTGGTAGTTTTTATCCAGATAATAAAAAAGAGTTATTGGATTATTTTGAAAAATTTAATAAAACTAAAGATGATAAAAATAGTTTTAAAAATATAAATGCAATTATTGTTCCTCATGCTGGATATATTTATAGTGGATTTACAGCAAATAAAGCTTATAAAATAGCTAGTTTAAATAATTACAAAAGAGTTGTTGTAGTAGGACCGTATCATAAATTTTGGTTTAGTGGAGCTAGTGTATGTTTTTATAATGAATATGAAACTCCTTTTGGAAATTTAAAAATAGATTTAGAATATTCAAAAGAGTTATTAAACAAATTTGACTTTCTAAGTTTTCAAGATGAGTGTAGCTTTGAACACTCAACAGAAGTTCAAGCTCCTTTTATAAAATACTATTTTGAGAATATCGATTTTGTTGAGATTGTTTATGGTGATATTGATTATTTTAGTTTAGAAAAAGTGTTTGATTATATTTTAAAATCAAAAGATACACTTTTGGTTGTAAGTAGTGATTTAAGCCATTTTTATTCACAACAAGATGCTATGAAACTAGATTTAATTTGTTTAAATGCAATAACAAATAAAGATTTAAAAGCTTTTGAAAATTGTGAGGCTTGTGGTAAAGTTGGATTAGAAGCTATTATTGAATATTCAATTAAAAATAATCTTCAAACAAAACTTTTGCATTATTGCACAAGTGCTGATATTTCAAATGATAAAACACGAGTTGTTGGATATACATCAGCAGTAATAGGAGAATAG
- the amrA gene encoding AmmeMemoRadiSam system protein A, protein MDKDILINIAKKSIERKFNNKINIDKNEFLKNNNFLDEKRASFVTLTLNKELRGCIGSLEANRTLFDDLVNNAYMAAFEDPRFLELSFEEFKKIEIEISILTPPIIVEYKDFEDLKSKIRPYIDGVIIEQDGKRSTFLPQVWDMLPNFDDFFAHLCYKGGFEVDDNFKPKVYKYEVEKIK, encoded by the coding sequence ATGGATAAAGATATATTAATAAATATAGCAAAAAAATCAATAGAGAGAAAATTTAATAATAAAATAAATATTGATAAAAATGAATTTTTGAAAAATAATAACTTTTTAGATGAGAAGAGGGCAAGCTTTGTAACTCTTACTTTAAATAAAGAGTTAAGAGGTTGTATAGGAAGTTTAGAAGCAAATAGAACTTTATTTGATGATTTAGTAAATAATGCATATATGGCAGCTTTTGAGGATCCAAGATTTTTAGAGTTAAGTTTTGAAGAGTTTAAGAAAATAGAGATTGAAATATCTATTTTAACACCTCCTATTATAGTAGAGTACAAAGATTTTGAAGATTTAAAATCAAAAATAAGACCATATATAGATGGCGTTATTATTGAGCAAGATGGAAAAAGAAGTACTTTTTTACCACAAGTTTGGGATATGCTACCAAATTTTGATGATTTTTTTGCTCATTTATGCTATAAAGGTGGATTTGAAGTAGATGATAATTTTAAACCAAAAGTATATAAATATGAGGTAGAGAAAATAAAATGA